One genomic window of Myxococcus xanthus includes the following:
- a CDS encoding ferritin-like domain-containing protein has protein sequence MQNKTWTDAALLDHLQKAVYLELWTIPLYLTAAYSLQVPGTNAQLPPQQVTVRGKKNPNRSREQLAFNNIYSVVVQEMLHLELASNLFNALFAPKGYSPKFTGEWAPRYDKFPSWIAVNKPVKLGPVNPEQMSLLAAIETPEPKTDGAPNGPQDVYDSIGQFYKAIEQGINQRWNELYQPDADHRQKSEFANPQYKGDDYARFSSTIGGDSRTALKQANEVLQAIVGQGEGNLGPVIDPELRPEDANDLEDQFSHFARFRMVQAMLKFGGPLETYPTTGGSGLAAAQQQLTAGFTSLLTALEKGYAGDDELDLGSMWALPKQIVSVWSAGGVPQF, from the coding sequence GTGCAAAACAAGACCTGGACCGACGCAGCCCTCCTCGATCATCTCCAGAAAGCCGTCTACTTGGAGCTGTGGACCATCCCCCTCTATCTGACGGCCGCCTATTCCTTGCAGGTTCCTGGCACGAACGCTCAGCTCCCGCCCCAGCAGGTGACCGTTCGCGGAAAGAAGAACCCCAATCGAAGCCGGGAGCAGCTCGCCTTCAACAACATCTACTCGGTCGTCGTACAGGAGATGCTACACCTCGAACTGGCCAGCAACCTCTTCAATGCGCTGTTCGCCCCCAAGGGATACTCGCCGAAGTTCACAGGCGAATGGGCGCCGCGGTACGACAAGTTCCCGTCCTGGATCGCGGTCAACAAGCCCGTGAAGCTCGGGCCGGTGAACCCTGAGCAAATGTCCCTCCTGGCCGCCATCGAGACCCCCGAGCCAAAGACCGATGGCGCGCCGAACGGGCCGCAAGATGTCTACGATTCCATCGGTCAGTTCTACAAGGCCATCGAGCAGGGCATCAATCAGCGCTGGAACGAACTCTACCAGCCCGACGCGGACCACCGGCAGAAGAGCGAATTCGCCAACCCGCAATACAAGGGAGACGACTACGCCAGGTTCAGCAGCACCATCGGCGGTGACAGCCGCACCGCGCTGAAACAGGCGAATGAGGTGCTCCAGGCCATCGTCGGGCAGGGCGAGGGCAACTTGGGACCCGTCATCGACCCAGAGCTCCGCCCCGAGGATGCCAACGACCTGGAGGATCAGTTCAGCCATTTCGCGCGATTCCGGATGGTGCAGGCAATGCTGAAGTTCGGCGGCCCGCTGGAGACCTACCCCACCACAGGGGGCAGTGGGCTCGCGGCCGCGCAGCAGCAGCTCACCGCCGGATTCACGAGCCTCTTGACCGCGTTGGAGAAGGGCTATGCCGGGGACGACGAACTCGACCTCGGTAGCATGTGGGCTCTTCCCAAGCAGATCGTGTCCGTGTGGTCCGCGGGCGGAGTGCCGCAGTTCTAA
- a CDS encoding aminoglycoside nucleotidyltransferase ANT9: MNASVPTEITHQVSSACSVIGRHLASSLQAIHLFGSAVDGGLKPHSDIDLLVTVSAPLTEAVRHALLKELLSVSTWPMTRESLRPLEVTVVVRDAVVPWRYPPSRELQFGEWLRGEMEAGHVQPAIVDPDLTILLAKARRHSICLLGEPATDLFDPVPRTDLARAFYDTALQWNEPADWRGDERTVVLALARIWFSLSTGGIAPKDVAAQWVIERLPDEHQSIMRSARASYLGETQDDLARRGPEVAAFVHCARTAIERMYLEWQSGNPAAR; this comes from the coding sequence ATGAACGCATCCGTACCGACTGAAATCACGCACCAGGTTTCAAGCGCCTGCTCAGTGATTGGCCGTCACCTGGCCAGTTCGCTGCAGGCCATACACCTCTTCGGCTCGGCAGTTGATGGAGGGCTGAAACCACACAGCGACATCGATTTGCTGGTAACCGTCAGCGCCCCATTGACCGAAGCCGTTCGACACGCGCTGCTCAAGGAGCTGTTGTCGGTCTCGACATGGCCAATGACGCGTGAATCGCTCCGCCCTCTCGAAGTGACCGTTGTCGTCCGGGATGCGGTCGTCCCTTGGCGCTACCCGCCGTCACGCGAACTTCAATTCGGGGAATGGTTGCGCGGAGAAATGGAAGCCGGCCACGTCCAGCCCGCCATCGTGGACCCCGACCTGACAATCTTGCTGGCGAAGGCAAGGAGACACAGCATCTGCCTGTTGGGCGAGCCAGCAACCGACCTCTTCGACCCCGTACCCCGGACCGATCTGGCGAGAGCGTTCTACGACACCGCTCTCCAATGGAACGAACCTGCGGACTGGCGTGGGGACGAAAGGACCGTGGTGCTTGCGCTGGCTCGCATCTGGTTCAGCCTGTCGACGGGGGGAATCGCCCCCAAAGACGTTGCGGCCCAGTGGGTCATTGAACGCCTGCCGGATGAACATCAAAGTATCATGCGCAGTGCGCGGGCGTCTTACCTTGGAGAGACGCAGGACGATTTGGCACGGAGAGGCCCGGAAGTCGCCGCGTTCGTGCACTGTGCCAGGACGGCCATCGAACGAATGTACTTGGAATGGCAGTCCGGCAATCCGGCGGCTCGCTGA